The following nucleotide sequence is from Planctomycetota bacterium.
CCCCGCCACCCGGCGGGGCGTTTTCCTTTCTCCGCTCAATCGCCCTTGGCCTTCCACAGGTACCACGTGGCCACGCTGCACCACGGGTGCCACGGCTCGGCCAGCCGCTGCATCGTCGCCTCGTCGGGTCGTTCATCGAGCCGAAAGACGCGCCGAAATCCCTCACGCAGGCCGAGGTCGCCAACGGGAAGGACGTCGCCGCGGAGCAGGACGAACAGCAGATACATGTGGGCGGTCCAGACGCCGATGCCCTTGACCTCGACGAGCTTGGTGATGACGTCTTCGTCGGACAGCGTCGCGAGCTCGTCCAGCTTCAGCCGTCCGTCGACGATGCGCTGCGAAAGGTCGATCATGTAGCTTCGTTTCTGTCGCGAGATGCCACACGACCGGATGGCCTCATCATCCCAGACGCGGTCGGACGAAGGGTTCAGCGCTGCGAGCACCTTTCGGGGTGTTGGCGTCTTCTTCGTGAAGCGGCCACGAAACTTCGCGTAGAGCGTTTCGGCCCCCTTGAAGCTCAACTGCTGCGAAAAGATCGATAGGACTAGCGCCAGATACGGGTCAGGCAGCGGCTTGATCTGACATGGCCCGACCTGGCGAATCACGGCCGCGAGCTTTGGATCAGCCTTGGAGAGGTGCCGCTCGGCCTTGGACCAATCGGGTGCATCTGGCAGCGGGTCGAACCACATCGACCGACAGAATATTCGCGCTGATCGATCCGGTTATACTGCCTGCGTGAGCGACACGACGCAGCTGCCCGACGTGGACCCGAACGTACAGAGTCGGCTGGAGGACGTACGCGGCCGCATCGCCTCGGCCTGCGATCAGGCGGATCGGCCGACATCGGCCGTCACCATGGTCGCTGTCACGAAGTACGCGACGGCTGACCAGGCACGATCAATCGTGTCGCTTGGCGTGCGTGACCTTGGCGAGAACTACGTCCAGAACCTTCAGCAACGCGCTGTCGACGTCGGCGAGCACCATCAGGCGCTCCAGGCCGACGCCTCATCGGACGTGAACGACGACCTTCGCTGGCACCTGCAAGGCCACCTTCAGCGGAACAAAGTCAAGGCCGCCCTGCCGATCGTGACGATGTTGCACACGCTCGACTCGCTCCGCCTGGCCGAAGAGTTGGAGGTTCAGGTGCCCCGGGTTCTGGGCGAGGAGGCCAAGCTGCCTTGTTTGATGCAGATCAATTGCAGCAACGAATCCCAGAAAGGCGGCGTGGCGGTCGGGGCAG
It contains:
- a CDS encoding DNA-3-methyladenine glycosylase 2 family protein, with the protein product MWFDPLPDAPDWSKAERHLSKADPKLAAVIRQVGPCQIKPLPDPYLALVLSIFSQQLSFKGAETLYAKFRGRFTKKTPTPRKVLAALNPSSDRVWDDEAIRSCGISRQKRSYMIDLSQRIVDGRLKLDELATLSDEDVITKLVEVKGIGVWTAHMYLLFVLLRGDVLPVGDLGLREGFRRVFRLDERPDEATMQRLAEPWHPWCSVATWYLWKAKGD
- a CDS encoding YggS family pyridoxal phosphate-dependent enzyme; the protein is MSDTTQLPDVDPNVQSRLEDVRGRIASACDQADRPTSAVTMVAVTKYATADQARSIVSLGVRDLGENYVQNLQQRAVDVGEHHQALQADASSDVNDDLRWHLQGHLQRNKVKAALPIVTMLHTLDSLRLAEELEVQVPRVLGEEAKLPCLMQINCSNESQKGGVAVGAARHLAEQMMELGHLRLMGVMTMAAYGVDADTARRTFARCREVFEEMKKFGIGGDDFRHLSMGMSDDFEPAILEGSTIIRVGSALFGAREEAA